A window of the Legionella busanensis genome harbors these coding sequences:
- a CDS encoding alternative oxidase: MPVLHRPAKTVSDKIAFALVKFFRFFADTFFQKRYGNRAIVLETVAAVPGMVGAALLHLRCLRKIKNDEGWIKTLLDEAENERMHLITFMYIAKPNWFERFIIFIAQAIFVVLYLFMYVVSSKTAHRFVGYLEEEAVVSYTHYLEELDKGHIENSPAPEIAKNYWGLASDARLRDVLLVVREDEAQHRDVNHQLADKLAKNRTLLTKLKSENR; encoded by the coding sequence ATGCCAGTACTTCACAGACCTGCTAAAACCGTGAGTGATAAAATTGCTTTTGCTCTGGTGAAATTTTTTCGATTTTTTGCTGATACCTTTTTCCAGAAACGCTATGGTAACCGGGCCATCGTACTTGAAACGGTCGCTGCAGTACCTGGTATGGTTGGCGCGGCTTTACTCCATTTGCGTTGTCTAAGAAAGATTAAAAATGATGAGGGTTGGATTAAAACGTTATTGGATGAAGCGGAAAATGAAAGGATGCATCTAATTACCTTTATGTATATTGCCAAACCTAATTGGTTTGAACGATTTATTATTTTTATAGCACAGGCTATTTTTGTGGTTTTATACCTCTTTATGTATGTCGTTTCATCAAAAACAGCCCATCGTTTTGTGGGCTACCTTGAGGAAGAAGCTGTCGTCAGTTATACCCATTATTTAGAAGAATTAGATAAAGGTCACATTGAAAATAGTCCCGCACCTGAAATTGCTAAAAATTATTGGGGCCTTGCTTCAGATGCACGCTTACGTGATGTCCTTTTAGTTGTTCGTGAGGATGAGGCTCAACATCGCGATGTAAATCATCAATTGGCTGACAAACTTGCAAAAAATCGTACTCTTTTAACTAAGCTTAAATCAGAAAATAGATAA
- a CDS encoding Rrf2 family transcriptional regulator, with product MQFTQFTDYSLRALIYIALRKESCTIKDITETYGISNNHMIKIIHNLSKLGLIKTTRGKNGGILMAIQPETINLGQLISQLEPHFDLVPCFNKLKANCCIAPVCKLKGILHEAQATFMGILKRYTLADVLYNKSELSILLNIK from the coding sequence ATGCAGTTTACACAGTTTACAGATTACTCATTACGGGCATTAATTTATATCGCCCTTAGAAAAGAGTCATGCACAATTAAAGACATTACTGAGACTTATGGCATTTCAAATAATCACATGATTAAAATCATCCATAATCTATCCAAGCTCGGATTGATCAAAACTACTCGCGGCAAAAATGGTGGTATTTTAATGGCAATCCAACCTGAAACAATTAATCTAGGACAATTGATTAGCCAATTGGAACCTCATTTTGATTTAGTACCATGCTTTAATAAACTCAAGGCTAACTGCTGTATTGCACCTGTATGTAAATTAAAGGGCATATTACATGAAGCTCAAGCTACCTTTATGGGTATTTTAAAACGATACACGCTGGCTGATGTTCTGTATAACAAAAGTGAACTGTCTATTTTATTGAATATCAAGTGA
- a CDS encoding group I truncated hemoglobin yields the protein MSKTLFERLGGQNAVNIAVDIFYRKMLTDDRVRHFFDDVDIEKQIIKQKGFLTMVFGGPNYYEGKDMREGHRHLIKRGLNDTHVEIVIEHLGETLREIGANEEDIQKVASIANSVRDDVLDR from the coding sequence ATGTCTAAAACATTATTTGAGCGATTAGGTGGACAAAATGCCGTTAATATTGCTGTTGATATCTTCTATCGTAAAATGTTAACAGACGATAGAGTAAGACATTTTTTTGATGATGTGGATATCGAAAAACAAATCATTAAACAAAAAGGCTTTTTAACCATGGTTTTTGGTGGGCCCAATTACTATGAAGGAAAAGACATGCGGGAAGGTCATCGCCACTTAATTAAACGAGGGTTAAATGATACACATGTTGAAATCGTTATTGAACACTTAGGGGAAACCTTACGAGAAATAGGTGCTAACGAGGAAGATATTCAAAAAGTAGCCTCTATCGCTAATAGCGTACGTGATGATGTATTAGATAGGTAA
- a CDS encoding FAD-binding oxidoreductase, which produces MPELYYDNQSLSSLENESVLDCLLRHDINYPYSCRAGICQACLVKATNTKIEPTWQEGLPDTLKSKGYFLACRAKPTTDLYLKAPDVAECDQQALIAEITKLTYNVIRVRLLAENLQDWIPGQYLNLMNPYGLSRSYSIANMPTYEGYIEIHIKLKDDGEMSQWFQKAAAVNTIVQIRGPFGKCFYINPDKASFDILLVGTGTGLAPLLAIAKSALSEQHNGKITLIHGGCQDDDIYYAEELETLASWYPNFVYIPCVLKTSGRYLEANVLDKTQYTLTNLKNIHVYICGPKEITSQLKTNVFLAGVPSARIYSDSFF; this is translated from the coding sequence ATGCCCGAACTTTATTATGATAATCAAAGCCTTTCTTCTCTAGAAAACGAATCGGTATTAGATTGTTTGTTGAGACATGATATTAATTACCCTTACTCCTGCCGCGCTGGTATTTGCCAAGCGTGTTTAGTGAAAGCAACAAACACTAAAATAGAGCCAACCTGGCAAGAGGGGCTACCTGATACATTGAAATCCAAGGGGTATTTCCTTGCCTGTCGGGCAAAGCCTACTACTGACCTTTACTTGAAGGCTCCTGATGTTGCAGAGTGCGACCAACAAGCTCTCATCGCGGAAATCACCAAGCTAACTTATAATGTTATTCGAGTAAGGCTATTAGCAGAAAATTTACAAGATTGGATACCTGGGCAATATTTAAACCTTATGAACCCTTATGGTCTATCTCGCAGTTATTCCATTGCTAATATGCCAACTTACGAAGGTTATATTGAAATTCATATCAAACTTAAGGACGATGGTGAGATGAGCCAATGGTTTCAGAAAGCAGCAGCTGTTAATACTATAGTCCAGATTCGAGGTCCCTTTGGAAAGTGCTTCTATATTAACCCTGACAAGGCATCTTTTGATATACTTTTAGTTGGAACGGGGACCGGGCTTGCGCCTTTATTAGCTATCGCTAAAAGCGCTTTAAGTGAGCAACATAATGGCAAGATTACTTTAATTCATGGTGGCTGTCAGGACGATGATATTTATTACGCCGAGGAATTAGAAACATTAGCATCGTGGTACCCAAATTTTGTATATATACCCTGTGTGTTGAAAACGAGTGGACGCTATCTAGAAGCTAATGTTCTTGATAAAACGCAGTATACGTTGACTAATCTCAAAAATATCCACGTTTATATTTGTGGACCAAAAGAAATTACAAGTCAATTAAAAACAAACGTGTTTTTAGCAGGCGTTCCATCAGCAAGGATATACAGTGATTCCTTTTTTTAG